The DNA region GACCTGTCCTGTCCGCCGGCCCTAGACGCACGTTTGGCGCCCTGCGACTTCCTACGCACCACCCATGAACGGGATCGAGCGCTTGAGACCCTTCCATGTCTTCTGGAAATCCTCACGAGCTGGATCACCTGCGCTGGGACGACGGAACGCCTCGACAAGGAACGCCATCAAGATGCCCAGCATTGCACCGAGGACGATGCCCAGTGCTGCAGTGAGCACTCGCCCACGCGGATCGTGCCGCGGCGGGAGAAATGGTACTTGAAGGACCGTAATCACCGGCGTGTCGCGCACTTCAGAGATTCGCGCCTGCTCATACGCCTGGATGAGTGTCGCCAAAACCGACGACCGACGGGTCACTTCGCGCATGAGCGCCCCGTGTTGGAACTGGAGCAGCGGAGAATTCTGCCACTGCCGATTCGACTCAAGAAACGCACGCTGAGCGTCCTCCGTAACCTTGAGGGTACCCTCTGCTTCCCTCATCCGCCCCTCGATGAACGTCCGCTCGGACTCGGCGGTCGAGCGACGCGTCTCCTGATTGAAGCGAGCCACCTCGGCGAGAAGCGCTTCGGCGATTGCCTTCGAGAGGTCAGGCCACTCGCTGGTGACGGAGACAGTTACCGTACCGGTTTCACGGCCGGTGGAAACGGAGAGGGCTTCTCCCCTCAACCACTCAAGGGTCTCTTCGTCACGGATCGCCTCGGTATCTGCTTCGATTTCAAGAAGGTCCTTGAGCATCACCGGGCCATGGCCTTCGACCGGATACGGTTCGTTGGCGGCTCGGGCCAAAAGCTCCCGAGAAGTAAGAATCTCCTGGTAGAACGCGGGACTCGCTTCGTTCCCACCGGAAGAACCGGGCACATTTACGCCAAACTGCGACGCGAGCGCCATCATCTGTGAGCCGGAACCGCCCTCCGAGGCCTGTGACCGGAAGGAGGCCGCTGTCGTGAACTGCAGGGGCCGGGACTGCGCCACCGCGATCGCAGCCAACGTCACGAGGAGCGTCGTCCAGATGATGATTCCCCGACGGCGGAGCAGAACTGTCAACACCTCCCAGAGGGAGATTTCGTCGTCGACCGGGCGTCGCGGCGCCGTCGAAGGCGATGTGGCGGGACTCAGATCAGTCATCGATTGTATAGCTCGGAGACGGACTGGAAAGACGCGTCGTCCATCCATCGGACGGCACGGAGTATCGCCGTCGCAAAACCATGCAGCAACCCGGATATCCGCCCCACCATGTCCTTCGTACGCGGATCCTCGAGGAGGGTTCGTCGGTATCCTTCCGCTTCAAGCCATCTGACTGAACAGGAGTCCTCGCGTGCTGATCACCCCACGACCGTCCGCCTCTGCACTCGTGCGCCTCATCCGTAGCGGGTCCTCCGCGCTCGTGGTCGCCGTACTCTCCTCCGCTCCGGCAGTCGTCAGCGCGCAGGTCGCAGCCGCGGAGTACACGGAGGAAGCGCAGGCCCTTCTCGCGAACTCGGCCGTCGCATCTGCTCTTCAGCTAGCGGAAGATCACGATGACTGGGCGCTCCAACGCCTGATCGAACTGACTGAGATCCCAGCCCCGCCGTTCATGGAGATGCTTCGTGGCGAGCGGTTCGCCGAGCTCCTTCTCGAGACGGGCGCGGACTCGGTCTGGACGGATGCCGAGGGCAACGTGATCGGCCTTCGTCGGGGCCGGACTGGTGACCGAACGATCGGGTTCGGGGGTCACCTCGACACCGTCTTCCCGGAAGGGACCGATGTCACGGTACGTCAGGTCGGGGACACGATATTCGCTCCCGGTGTCGGTGACGACACACGAGGGCTCGTGGTCGTCCTGTCGGTCCTCCGGGCGCTAGAGGAAGCGGCGGTTGAAACGGCAGACGATGTCTTGTTCGTCGGGGTGGTCGGCGAGGAGGGGCTCGGCGACCTGAGAGGAATGAAATACCTCTACCGAGACGGCGGTTTGCAGCCTGACGTTTGGATCGAAATCGACGGAGGTGGCCTTGGTCGTCTCGTATCCATGGGACTCGGCTCGGTCCGGTACCGCGTGACCTTCGCCGGCCCCGGCGGGCACTCGTGGGGTGCTTTCGGCACGGCCAATCCCGCACACGCGATGAGTCGGGCGGTTCGCTACTTCCAGGATGTCGCAGAAGAACTCACTCGCTCCGGCCCGAAGACCAGCTACAACGTCGGCCGGATCGGGGGAGGCACCTCGGTCAATTCGGTCCCCTTCGAATCGTGGATGGAGGTCGACATGCGCTCAGAGAGCCCCGCGAGCTTGAGCCGTATCGAAGACGCCTT from Longimicrobiales bacterium includes:
- a CDS encoding Wzz/FepE/Etk N-terminal domain-containing protein; amino-acid sequence: MTDLSPATSPSTAPRRPVDDEISLWEVLTVLLRRRGIIIWTTLLVTLAAIAVAQSRPLQFTTAASFRSQASEGGSGSQMMALASQFGVNVPGSSGGNEASPAFYQEILTSRELLARAANEPYPVEGHGPVMLKDLLEIEADTEAIRDEETLEWLRGEALSVSTGRETGTVTVSVTSEWPDLSKAIAEALLAEVARFNQETRRSTAESERTFIEGRMREAEGTLKVTEDAQRAFLESNRQWQNSPLLQFQHGALMREVTRRSSVLATLIQAYEQARISEVRDTPVITVLQVPFLPPRHDPRGRVLTAALGIVLGAMLGILMAFLVEAFRRPSAGDPAREDFQKTWKGLKRSIPFMGGA
- a CDS encoding M20/M25/M40 family metallo-hydrolase; this translates as MLITPRPSASALVRLIRSGSSALVVAVLSSAPAVVSAQVAAAEYTEEAQALLANSAVASALQLAEDHDDWALQRLIELTEIPAPPFMEMLRGERFAELLLETGADSVWTDAEGNVIGLRRGRTGDRTIGFGGHLDTVFPEGTDVTVRQVGDTIFAPGVGDDTRGLVVVLSVLRALEEAAVETADDVLFVGVVGEEGLGDLRGMKYLYRDGGLQPDVWIEIDGGGLGRLVSMGLGSVRYRVTFAGPGGHSWGAFGTANPAHAMSRAVRYFQDVAEELTRSGPKTSYNVGRIGGGTSVNSVPFESWMEVDMRSESPASLSRIEDAFLAAMDRGVLEENDLRREGEALEVIKDRIGDRPSGELDPSLPIIQRALATTAAFGIEGTLARSSTDSNVPIALGIPAITLGRGGDGSNGHAPNEFWVNREAYLAVQRALLLVVAEAGFAGPIS